CCATCATTTCCGTACGTCGCAACACTCCTTCCGTGGCATCAGCCGGTGAGAGACAGGACGGATCTTCAATGACGTCGCGCAAACAGGTATCGGCCCCGTCATTGATCGGGCTGTCCAACGAGCAGGTGGTCCTGACCAGCTGCTTCAGATCCAAGACTTCTTCCTCTGCCGTCTTCATCTTTTTCGCGACCTCGAGTGCGGTTGGTTCTCGCCCGAGTTCCTGAACCAGTTGTTCGACTTTCCCGAGGTATCGGTTGAGTCGTTCGACAACGTGCACCGGTAGACGGACCAGTTTTCCTTGATTGATGATCGCCCGCTCGATGTATTGCCGAATCCACCACGACGCATACGTACTGAAGCGAAACCCTCGCTTGTAGTTGAATTTCTCGACTGCCTTGATGAGGCCCAGATTCCCTTCCTCGACGATATCGGAGAATGGAAACCCCCGATGCATATACCGTTTACCGATACTGATCACGAGTCGAAGGTTGGACTCGATCATCTGCTGGCGGGCCTGCTCATCGCCCGCCATGACCCGCTTACCGAGCTGCTGTTCTTGCTTGAAATTCAGAAGAGTGGACCGGCGGATTTCGCGCAGATAGCTTTTGAGGGTATCGAGTCCCTCCGACCGTCGACTTTCCTTTTCCTCTCCGGCAGAGCCGCCGTCCGCTTCGGCTGACTCACCGACTTCGTCGTCGTCCTGGTCCTCGACGTGTCGACGCGCCTCGTTCAGCTCTTCGTGCTCGTCACTCTGACGTGCCATCTGACCTCAACGCCAACGTTCGCCCGCTTAGTACCACACCAGAAAATCCTCAAACCGTCCCGTTGCTTCACTCCATTCCACATCAACCGTCGTCACACGAGCTGCCGGAGGACCGATTTTAAGGTCTCCGATGAGCGCAAGAATGAGATCGCGTCTTCCTTCCACTTCGAGCTCCACCCGGCCATCATCAAGGTTCTTCACTCCTCCGGAGAGTCGTCGTTGTGTTGCGAC
The sequence above is a segment of the Nitrospiraceae bacterium genome. Coding sequences within it:
- a CDS encoding sigma-70 family RNA polymerase sigma factor, encoding MARQSDEHEELNEARRHVEDQDDDEVGESAEADGGSAGEEKESRRSEGLDTLKSYLREIRRSTLLNFKQEQQLGKRVMAGDEQARQQMIESNLRLVISIGKRYMHRGFPFSDIVEEGNLGLIKAVEKFNYKRGFRFSTYASWWIRQYIERAIINQGKLVRLPVHVVERLNRYLGKVEQLVQELGREPTALEVAKKMKTAEEEVLDLKQLVRTTCSLDSPINDGADTCLRDVIEDPSCLSPADATEGVLRRTEMMGWVRELPEKEQTVIVSRFGLDGGEARTLEEIGREMGLTRERVRQIEMAALSRLRHTIERKTMTQSDLL
- a CDS encoding acylphosphatase, encoding MSESTAHTPVRARIVVAGRVQGVGYRAFCVRVATQRRLSGGVKNLDDGRVELEVEGRRDLILALIGDLKIGPPAARVTTVDVEWSEATGRFEDFLVWY